A genomic stretch from Candidatus Nitrososphaera gargensis Ga9.2 includes:
- a CDS encoding CheR family methyltransferase, whose amino-acid sequence MSSIEKSADPNLDLILNRLADSGDAQKYRKSFLIRRIDHRMRAKGIRTYQEYAKLLSNDPVEHATLTSLFSVTVTEFFRDIQLFHLLRTTLLPSMVHSNRITKIWCAGCATGEEPYSVALVASELLQTMPGSHRLSVFATDINPNSIRFARSGIYEERNLKNISDEIKSKYFQQVTGKKSWQISPQIREAIIFNVGDLAKVAPPASDLDMILCRNVMIYFDKESRERLLKKFYDALKPKGYLIMGQSEIMIGRTSSLFKTIYTRERVYQKS is encoded by the coding sequence ATGTCAAGTATAGAAAAATCTGCCGATCCAAATCTAGATCTCATCCTCAACAGGCTGGCAGACAGCGGAGACGCGCAAAAGTACAGGAAATCGTTTTTGATAAGAAGAATAGATCATCGAATGAGAGCAAAAGGGATAAGGACCTACCAAGAGTATGCAAAGCTGCTATCAAACGATCCTGTCGAGCACGCGACTCTAACTTCACTTTTTTCCGTTACGGTGACAGAGTTCTTCAGGGATATCCAGCTATTCCATCTGTTGAGAACAACGTTGCTACCCTCAATGGTTCATTCAAATAGAATAACAAAGATATGGTGTGCAGGCTGTGCAACCGGGGAAGAACCGTACAGTGTTGCTCTTGTAGCCAGCGAGTTGCTGCAAACTATGCCCGGATCGCACAGGCTTTCCGTCTTTGCGACAGACATCAACCCCAATTCCATCAGATTTGCACGGTCAGGGATATACGAGGAAAGGAATCTAAAGAACATATCGGATGAAATAAAGTCAAAGTATTTTCAGCAAGTCACAGGGAAAAAGTCTTGGCAAATCAGCCCTCAGATCAGAGAAGCGATCATCTTTAATGTTGGCGATCTTGCTAAGGTCGCTCCTCCTGCGTCGGATCTAGATATGATCCTATGTAGGAACGTAATGATATACTTTGACAAGGAAAGCAGGGAGAGACTACTCAAGAAATTCTACGATGCGCTAAAGCCAAAGGGATATTTAATAATGGGCCAGTCAGAGATAATGATTGGAAGGACATCTTCCCTTTTCAAGACCATTTATACCAGAGAGAGGGTCTACCAGAAGAGTTAG
- a CDS encoding chemotaxis protein CheD — MEEASSWRRVAEIDVKMGSYSISNHQNSALTTFVGSCIALCMYEPAAKVGGLAHIMLPSSEGRYMPADGHEAKYADHALKVVVEGMKQKGARVDLLISKLIGGAKTFTNENSAADLFNIGERNYLSIKSLLTQYNIPVLAEDIGSTQGRWVKLDVSTGQVTVRNKTSEVIL; from the coding sequence TTGGAAGAAGCGAGCAGTTGGCGTAGAGTAGCCGAAATTGATGTTAAAATGGGATCATATTCGATCAGCAATCATCAAAATTCTGCGCTTACCACATTTGTCGGCTCTTGCATCGCGCTATGCATGTATGAGCCGGCCGCAAAGGTAGGTGGCCTTGCTCACATAATGCTACCAAGCAGCGAAGGCAGATATATGCCAGCAGATGGCCATGAAGCAAAGTATGCCGACCACGCTCTTAAGGTAGTAGTGGAAGGAATGAAACAAAAAGGTGCCAGAGTCGATCTATTGATCTCTAAGCTTATTGGAGGGGCCAAGACGTTCACAAATGAAAACAGCGCGGCAGACTTGTTCAACATCGGTGAACGTAACTATTTGAGTATCAAATCTCTTCTCACACAATACAACATACCCGTGTTAGCAGAGGATATAGGATCGACACAGGGCAGATGGGTTAAGCTTGACGTAAGCACAGGTCAAGTTACAGTAAGGAACAAGACATCTGAAGTGATCCTCTGA